One Fuerstiella marisgermanici DNA window includes the following coding sequences:
- a CDS encoding putative adhesin, translated as MSWGKSDQDRIQDTLNYVAGVPGVSKVSVQLLVNYVNGDSIFSAATISKALSLGFSRFGRGGTTKSQRHAIRGLILTKLAATLPPSTAVAKSWKAAYKRRSESKLQRRIAHYLLQLQAPRPIPSIPTGGTTGVAPAAYGISDATLQAAIGSLATKPTAATATSVTAPGPPPGAKQAFAAKKSYFEKVSRSHVILSGHGSWPTPFAMVRLKTNQKMRFYSSHGYPVGNNYAQLIDSRQFPAPVEERTGGETIWDYMLHPKRSLKLMNHSNGDRRFLTVTTDTPISAFINNPAYVDATFHFAACRVVTSGRHVWCPVDHGKWEPYVKGGPKPCVLK; from the coding sequence ATGTCGTGGGGTAAATCAGACCAGGATCGCATTCAAGATACATTGAATTATGTAGCCGGCGTACCGGGCGTATCGAAGGTCAGTGTTCAACTGCTGGTCAACTACGTCAACGGAGATTCGATCTTCAGTGCCGCGACAATTAGCAAAGCACTATCGCTGGGTTTTTCTCGATTTGGCAGGGGCGGCACAACAAAGTCTCAGCGGCATGCCATTCGAGGATTAATTTTGACTAAACTCGCTGCAACATTACCGCCGTCAACTGCCGTCGCTAAGAGCTGGAAGGCTGCCTACAAGCGGCGGTCGGAATCGAAGCTACAGAGACGGATTGCCCATTACCTCCTGCAACTGCAGGCTCCCAGACCTATCCCGTCGATTCCGACCGGGGGGACAACGGGTGTCGCCCCTGCAGCATACGGCATTTCGGATGCAACTCTTCAGGCAGCAATCGGAAGTCTGGCTACGAAACCGACTGCAGCCACCGCAACATCGGTCACAGCCCCGGGGCCGCCGCCCGGCGCGAAGCAGGCCTTTGCGGCGAAAAAGTCCTACTTTGAAAAGGTTTCACGCTCGCACGTCATACTGTCCGGACATGGCTCCTGGCCAACACCGTTCGCCATGGTAAGACTGAAGACAAACCAGAAGATGCGTTTCTACTCCAGCCATGGCTACCCAGTCGGCAATAATTATGCACAGTTGATTGACAGTCGGCAGTTTCCCGCGCCGGTGGAAGAAAGGACCGGTGGAGAGACCATCTGGGACTATATGCTGCACCCGAAGCGCAGCTTGAAACTGATGAATCATTCCAATGGTGACAGAAGATTTCTAACGGTGACGACAGATACACCAATTAGCGCATTCATTAACAATCCTGCCTACGTCGATGCCACTTTTCATTTTGCGGCCTGCCGAGTCGTGACAAGCGGCAGGCATGTTTGGTGCCCGGTGGACCACGGGAAGTGGGAGCCCTATGTCAAAGGGGGGCCGAAGCCGTGTGTCTTGAAATAG
- a CDS encoding arylsulfatase, whose translation MRVLFLALALFAGNLSVVALDVRPPNIVLLCTDDQGYWDTGATGNPHIETPQMDRIASEGMQLNRYYAAPVCAPTRAGLMTGRYYLRTGLYNTRFGGDSLGLQEVTLAQLLQKAGYRTGLFGKWHLGKYPDYQPQRRGFDEFFGHYHGHIERYEFPDQLHHNGQPVEARGYVTDLFTDAAIDFMETVAPTQQPFFCAVMYNAPHSPWVLDTSHYGQPEGDRLLDKYLKKGLPLREARIYALIERVDVNLGRLLSSLVRQKLADETLVVFTSDNGGVSKFWKGGMNGQKASTYEGGVRAPCFVRWPKHIEPATKSDALTSHIDWLPTFCELAGIKVPDDRAVDGRSLLPVLTGQTEHHHNYVYHTWDRYTPNPDRRWGISDERWKLLGLFGNSATPDPTKWRLFDLQQDPGETKNVAARHPQIVQRLREEFVRWFNDVTAGQTYEPVPIPVGDAEQPVTSLSPSWAQWHGKNIHYTFEGYDWDTIDGWKTPGERAEWQLDIQHSGRYQVQISYGCRPQDAGGVLQLKVAGQSLDFRVTPTATADQFRSETIGVFDLPVGRTILTARVKTSSAGELMNLREIRLESLGAH comes from the coding sequence ATGAGAGTTTTGTTTTTGGCGCTGGCCCTGTTCGCAGGCAATCTGTCTGTCGTCGCGTTGGACGTTCGTCCTCCGAATATTGTTCTGCTTTGCACCGATGATCAGGGCTATTGGGACACGGGTGCGACGGGGAATCCGCACATCGAGACGCCGCAGATGGACCGCATTGCGTCCGAGGGCATGCAGTTGAATCGATACTACGCGGCTCCGGTTTGTGCACCGACTCGAGCGGGTTTGATGACCGGTCGGTACTACCTTCGCACCGGACTCTATAACACGCGATTCGGGGGCGATTCGCTGGGGCTGCAGGAAGTGACGTTGGCTCAGTTGCTGCAGAAAGCCGGTTATCGGACGGGGCTTTTTGGCAAATGGCATCTCGGGAAGTATCCCGACTACCAACCTCAGCGCCGCGGATTTGATGAATTCTTCGGTCACTATCATGGGCACATCGAGCGCTACGAGTTCCCCGATCAACTGCACCACAACGGCCAGCCGGTGGAAGCTCGAGGCTACGTTACGGATCTGTTCACCGACGCGGCCATCGACTTCATGGAAACCGTTGCGCCCACGCAACAGCCGTTCTTCTGCGCGGTAATGTACAACGCTCCGCACTCGCCGTGGGTCCTGGACACTTCGCACTACGGTCAGCCCGAAGGCGATCGGCTGCTGGATAAGTATCTGAAGAAGGGGCTGCCGCTGCGGGAAGCGAGAATTTACGCCTTGATTGAACGGGTCGATGTCAATCTCGGTCGCCTTCTGAGCAGTCTGGTTCGGCAGAAGCTGGCGGACGAAACGCTGGTTGTATTCACCAGCGATAACGGCGGCGTCAGCAAGTTCTGGAAGGGCGGTATGAACGGCCAAAAGGCCAGCACATACGAAGGCGGTGTGCGGGCTCCCTGCTTCGTTCGCTGGCCGAAGCACATCGAACCGGCCACAAAAAGTGATGCTCTGACTTCTCACATCGACTGGTTGCCTACGTTCTGCGAGCTTGCAGGCATCAAGGTGCCCGATGATCGCGCCGTCGACGGTCGCAGTTTGTTGCCAGTGCTGACCGGTCAGACAGAGCACCATCACAACTACGTGTACCACACGTGGGACCGGTACACGCCCAATCCTGATCGCCGCTGGGGCATCAGTGACGAACGGTGGAAACTGCTGGGGCTGTTCGGCAACAGTGCCACGCCGGACCCGACGAAGTGGCGGCTGTTCGATCTGCAGCAGGATCCGGGCGAAACCAAAAACGTAGCCGCCCGGCATCCGCAAATCGTTCAGCGGTTGCGAGAGGAGTTTGTGCGATGGTTCAACGACGTCACCGCCGGCCAGACGTACGAGCCGGTACCAATTCCCGTTGGAGATGCGGAACAACCCGTGACCAGTCTTTCTCCCAGCTGGGCGCAGTGGCACGGGAAGAATATTCACTACACGTTTGAAGGCTACGATTGGGACACGATCGACGGATGGAAGACGCCGGGCGAACGCGCCGAATGGCAGCTCGACATACAGCACTCAGGGCGATATCAGGTTCAGATCAGCTACGGGTGCCGTCCGCAGGACGCCGGAGGAGTCCTGCAGCTTAAGGTTGCCGGCCAGTCGCTGGACTTCCGGGTGACGCCGACTGCCACCGCCGACCAGTTTCGCTCCGAAACGATTGGCGTGTTCGACTTACCCGTCGGCCGAACAATACTTACGGCACGAGTCAAAACCTCTTCTGCTGGGGAATTAATGAATCTCCGCGAAATCCGTCTGGAAAGTCTCGGCGCCCATTGA